The nucleotide sequence AACTGCAGGGTCGTCTGTTCACGAACTTCATCATCGGCGCCGCCCTCGCCGAGGCCCTCGGCCTCATCGGCTTCGTTCTGACCTTCATCGTGTAACTCGGCCTTATTCGGACATATTTGCCGCAAGAAGGCTAAAGGAGGTTACAACGTGAAAGACAGAGCGAAAAAAGCATCGACTCGCATGGGGGTTGCCGCAGTTGCCGGCGCCGGCATGACGTTTGCTTTTCCCGCGCTCGCGTTCGCCAGTGAGGAGGAGGCAGGCGGCATCAGCGCCATCCTGCCCGACATGGCGGAGTTCATCCCCATGCTCGTCATCTTCATCTTGCTGTGGATCGTCCTCGCGAAGCTCGGCTGGCCCAAGTTCGAGGCCATGCTGTCCAAGCGCGAGACGATGATCAAAGATGCCCTCGAGAAGTCCGAAGAGGCCCGCATCGAGAGCGAGCGGGTGCTCGAGGAGTACCGGGTGCAGCTGGCCGATGCCAAGGCCCAGGCGGCCCAGATCGTGGCCGACGCCAAGCAGACCGGCGAAGCCGCCAAGGCCGACATCACGGCCAAGGCCCAGTCCGAGGCGACCGACATGATCGCCAAGGCGCGCACGGCCATCGAGGCGGAGAAGAAGGCTGCCATCGCCGAGCTCCAGAGCTCCGTCGCCGACACGTCCGTCGCGGTTGCGGCGCGCCTCATCGGCGAGGACCTCTCGGAGAGCGAGCATCGCAAGATGATCGAGCGCTACGTGAACGAGGCGGGCAGTTTCGATGCCAACTAATCGTCTTATCGTCAAAGAGGAAGTGGCAGTCTATGCCGCCGTCCTGTTCGATGGGGCGTTCGAGGCGGGCGGCCAGGAGGCGGTCCTCGAGGTGCGCGACCAGATGGTCCGCGTCGCCGAGGCCATGCGAACGAACATGGAGCTGTCCGTTGCCTTGTCAGACCCGGGCTACACGCCCGAGCAGCGGGGCGAGCTTGCCAGGAACGTGTTCGCTGGCTGCAACCCGGTCCTGCTCGACGTGCTGGCGGTTCTGGCCGAACGGGGCGACGCCGCGCTGCTGCCCCGCGTGCTCGAGAACTACGCAGAGCAGCTGCAGAGCAAGTTGAACCTGTGCGTGGTGGACGTTACGACGGCGGTTCCGCTGGACGACGCCCTGCGACGCATCATTACGGAAAAAGCCGAAGCCGATCTGGACACGAACGTCGTCCTGCGCGAGAGCGTCGACAAGTCCATATTGGGCGGCATCATCATGAGCACGAACGGGAAGCGCATCGACGCCAGCGTGGCGTCCCAGCTCGACCATGCCCGCAACGTGCTCAAAACGACTACAGATGGAGGTGAATGCTAGTGACTGAAATCACCGCTAAGTCCATTGACGATGCGTTGCGCAAGCAGCTTGACGCCCTGAAGGTCAACATCGAGTCTCGCGAGGTCGGAACCGTTATCCAAATCGGCGACGGCATCGCCCGCGTCGACGGCCTGCGCGACGCCATGGCAGGCGAGCTCCTCGAATTCGTCGGCCAGGGCGGCAAGACCGTCTACGGTCTGGCCCAGAACCTCGAAGAAGACGAGGTCGGCGCCGTGCTTCTCGGCGATGTCACGGCAATCAGGGAGAACGACCAGGTCCGCACGACCGGCCGTATCGTGGAAGTTCCGTCGGGCAGGGAGATGCTCGGCCGTGTGGTCAACCCGCTCGGCATGCCCATCGACGGCAAGGGCCCCATCAAGGCCGAGGGCATGCGCCCCGTGGAGTTCAAGGCTCCCGGCGTTATCGCCCGCAAGCCGGTGCACGAGCCCATGCAGACGGGCATCCTGGCCATCGACTCGATGATCCCCGTCGGCCGCGGCCAGCGCGAGCTCATCATCGGCGACCGCCAGACCGGCAAGACCGCCATTGCGGTTGATGCTATCATCAACCAAAAGGGCAAGGACATGATCTGCATCTACGTGGCTATCGGCCAGAAGGCCTCCACGGTTGCCGGCATCGTCGAGACGCTCGAGCGCCATGGCGCCATGGACTACACGATCATCGTGTCGGCCTCCGCGTCCGACTCCGCGCCGCTGCAGTACATCGCCCCCATGGCGGGTGCCGCCATCGGCGAGTTCTTCATGTACAACGGCGAGGACGGCAAGCCGGCCTCCGCCGAGAACCCGGGCCGCCACGTGCTGTGCGTCTACGACGACCTGTCCAAGCAGGCTGTGGCCTACCGCCAGATGTCGCTGACCCTTCGTCGTCCTCCGGGACGCGAGGCGTACCCCGGCGACGTGTTCTACCTGCACTCGCGCCTGCTTGAGCGCGCGGTGAAGATGAACGACGAGAACGGTGCGGGCTCCCTCACGGCGCTCCCCATCATCGAGACGCAGGCCGGCGACGTGTCCGCCTACATCCCGACGAACGTCATCTCCATCACCGACGGTCAGATCTTCCTGCAGACCGACCTGTTCTTCCAGGGCCAGCGCCCGGCTGTCGACGTGGGCATCTCCGTGTCGCGAGTCGGCGGCTCCGCGCAGATCAAGGCTATGAAGCAGGTTGCCGGCTCGCTGCGCCTCGACCTCGCGTCCTATCGCGAGCTGCAGGCGTTCACGCAGTTCGGCAGCGACTTGGACAAGGCCACGCAGGACCAGCTGAACCGCGGTGCCCACATGACCGAGCTGCTGAAGCAGGGTCGC is from Gordonibacter urolithinfaciens and encodes:
- the atpF gene encoding F0F1 ATP synthase subunit B is translated as MGVAAVAGAGMTFAFPALAFASEEEAGGISAILPDMAEFIPMLVIFILLWIVLAKLGWPKFEAMLSKRETMIKDALEKSEEARIESERVLEEYRVQLADAKAQAAQIVADAKQTGEAAKADITAKAQSEATDMIAKARTAIEAEKKAAIAELQSSVADTSVAVAARLIGEDLSESEHRKMIERYVNEAGSFDAN
- the atpA gene encoding F0F1 ATP synthase subunit alpha gives rise to the protein MLVTEITAKSIDDALRKQLDALKVNIESREVGTVIQIGDGIARVDGLRDAMAGELLEFVGQGGKTVYGLAQNLEEDEVGAVLLGDVTAIRENDQVRTTGRIVEVPSGREMLGRVVNPLGMPIDGKGPIKAEGMRPVEFKAPGVIARKPVHEPMQTGILAIDSMIPVGRGQRELIIGDRQTGKTAIAVDAIINQKGKDMICIYVAIGQKASTVAGIVETLERHGAMDYTIIVSASASDSAPLQYIAPMAGAAIGEFFMYNGEDGKPASAENPGRHVLCVYDDLSKQAVAYRQMSLTLRRPPGREAYPGDVFYLHSRLLERAVKMNDENGAGSLTALPIIETQAGDVSAYIPTNVISITDGQIFLQTDLFFQGQRPAVDVGISVSRVGGSAQIKAMKQVAGSLRLDLASYRELQAFTQFGSDLDKATQDQLNRGAHMTELLKQGRYNPMPVEEQAVSIYAGGHGYLDDIPVGDVVRFRGELLDYIRASKPEIFENIVKEQKFTDAIETELNAAIEAFKLTFSASA
- the atpH gene encoding ATP synthase F1 subunit delta, producing MAVYAAVLFDGAFEAGGQEAVLEVRDQMVRVAEAMRTNMELSVALSDPGYTPEQRGELARNVFAGCNPVLLDVLAVLAERGDAALLPRVLENYAEQLQSKLNLCVVDVTTAVPLDDALRRIITEKAEADLDTNVVLRESVDKSILGGIIMSTNGKRIDASVASQLDHARNVLKTTTDGGEC